One Candidatus Tumulicola sp. genomic window carries:
- the glgA gene encoding glycogen synthase GlgA, with protein MRLLFVSPEIFPMAKTGGLGDVSGALPGALAEAGVDVRLVMPAYPGALAAVVDKRESVPLADFTGLGQANVIEARTPDSGLPIFLIDCPTLYDRAGGPYQDERGREWPDNVKRFGMLSRAAAELAVATSPSGWLPDVVHAHDWQTGLVPALLAARPEPRPASVFTIHNMGFPGIFPASTFPLLGLPQEAFSAGGVEYYNQVSLLKAGLVYADHLTTVSPTYAREIQTPQFGFGFDSLLRARADRLSGILNSVDYRVWDPAVDAQIKAPYSAADLSGKAACKSALQAEMDLDAAPTAPLIGVISRLTSQKGLDLALEALPPLIKGGAQFVLLGTGDPVLQRRFLELGARHPRRVAVRIAYDEGLAHRIEAGSDMYLMPSRFEPCGLNQMYSLRYGTPPIVHAVGGLADSVVDASEANLSAGTATGFVFHPPNANALREALRRALELYGQRERWLELQRTGMRQDFGWAGVAQLYVALYEFVLERTTLERAQSRSHIAK; from the coding sequence GTGCGCTTGCTTTTCGTCTCGCCGGAGATCTTCCCGATGGCCAAGACCGGCGGGTTGGGCGACGTGAGCGGTGCGCTGCCCGGCGCGCTCGCCGAGGCGGGTGTCGACGTCCGTTTGGTGATGCCGGCGTATCCGGGCGCGCTCGCCGCCGTGGTCGACAAGCGTGAGAGCGTTCCGTTGGCTGATTTCACGGGGCTTGGACAGGCCAACGTCATCGAAGCGCGCACGCCGGATTCGGGTCTGCCGATCTTCCTCATCGATTGTCCGACGCTATACGATCGTGCGGGTGGTCCGTACCAAGACGAACGCGGGCGAGAATGGCCCGATAACGTCAAGCGCTTCGGCATGCTCTCGCGCGCCGCTGCCGAGCTCGCGGTCGCGACGTCGCCTTCGGGCTGGCTGCCCGATGTCGTGCACGCGCACGATTGGCAGACGGGCCTCGTGCCCGCGCTGCTGGCCGCGCGGCCTGAGCCGCGGCCGGCAAGCGTCTTCACGATTCACAACATGGGCTTTCCCGGAATTTTTCCGGCGTCGACGTTTCCGCTGCTGGGTCTGCCTCAAGAGGCGTTTAGCGCGGGCGGCGTCGAGTACTACAACCAGGTGTCGCTACTCAAAGCCGGTCTGGTCTATGCGGATCACTTGACGACCGTAAGCCCGACGTACGCGCGAGAGATCCAAACGCCACAGTTCGGCTTTGGCTTCGACAGCCTGTTGCGGGCGCGCGCCGACCGCTTGAGCGGCATTCTCAACAGCGTTGACTACCGCGTGTGGGATCCTGCGGTCGACGCGCAGATCAAGGCGCCGTACTCTGCTGCGGACCTGAGCGGCAAAGCGGCTTGCAAGAGCGCGCTGCAGGCGGAGATGGACCTCGATGCAGCGCCGACGGCGCCGCTTATCGGGGTGATCAGCCGTCTCACGTCGCAAAAGGGGCTCGATCTGGCGCTTGAAGCGCTGCCGCCGCTCATCAAAGGCGGCGCGCAATTCGTGCTGCTGGGCACGGGCGATCCCGTGCTGCAGCGGCGCTTTTTGGAACTTGGCGCGCGCCATCCGCGGCGAGTCGCGGTGCGCATCGCCTACGACGAAGGCTTGGCCCACCGCATCGAGGCTGGCAGCGATATGTACCTCATGCCCTCGCGCTTCGAGCCGTGCGGGCTCAATCAGATGTACAGCCTACGCTATGGAACGCCGCCGATCGTGCACGCGGTCGGCGGGCTCGCAGACTCGGTGGTCGACGCCAGCGAGGCGAATTTGTCCGCGGGCACCGCGACCGGGTTCGTCTTTCATCCGCCGAACGCCAACGCGCTGCGTGAAGCGCTGCGGCGAGCGCTCGAGCTGTATGGTCAGCGCGAGCGTTGGTTGGAGTTGCAGCGCACCGGTATGCGTCAGGATTTCGGATGGGCTGGCGTCGCGCAGCTGTACGTCGCGTTGTATGAATTCGTTCTTGAGCGCACGACGCTCGAACGCGCGCAGTCACGTAGCCACATAGCCAAGTAG
- a CDS encoding DUF309 domain-containing protein produces MIDPDPEPEIPAFAALWNEGRFFEAHEVLEGLWMRRRDKGLQGLIQVAAALYHVQRGNLRGARTMIDRATPRLLNPDNAPCEINQKSMADFAARVKAALDSPELNALIASRPRL; encoded by the coding sequence TTGATCGATCCGGATCCTGAACCCGAAATCCCCGCGTTCGCCGCCCTCTGGAACGAGGGCAGGTTCTTCGAAGCGCACGAGGTGCTCGAAGGCCTGTGGATGCGCCGCCGCGACAAGGGATTGCAGGGGCTGATCCAAGTCGCGGCTGCGCTTTATCACGTGCAGCGCGGCAACCTGCGCGGGGCGCGCACGATGATCGATCGGGCGACGCCGCGCCTGCTGAATCCGGACAACGCGCCGTGCGAGATCAACCAGAAATCGATGGCCGATTTCGCAGCGCGCGTCAAAGCAGCACTCGACTCACCGGAACTCAACGCGCTGATCGCCTCCCGCCCCCGCCTCTGA
- the glgB gene encoding 1,4-alpha-glucan branching protein GlgB: MDADAEAIVAARSHDPFAFLGQHKTGAAWDIRAFLPAAGAAFVITPDGAQPMKRLHKAGLFCLRLPNALPTPYELEWTEHGRRQRSYDPYCFGPQLSESDLHLFNEGKLFAAHRALGANLVEVDGVAGVRFATWAPNAERVSVVGDFNAWDGRRHQMRARGGSGVWELFVPGVKAGDFYKFELRNRLTGAILIKVDPYGRRFEFRPATAGVVVAPAAYEWRDETWMSARAQWDWQHRPINCYEVHLGSWRRAEDGSFLSYGELAAQLVSYCAAMCYTHVEVMPISEHPLDESWGYQTTGYFAPTSRFGSPDDFRAFVDALHAAGIGVIMDWVPGHFPRDAWALADFDGSALYEHEDPMLGQHPDWGTLIFNYGRNEVRSFLISNALYWLEEYHVDGLRVDAVASMLYLDYSRKEGKWRPNKFGGRENLEAIEFLRETNVLVHGRHPGALTFAEESTAWPMVSRPVHLGGLGFSMKWNMGWMNDTLRYIARDPVHRRYHHNDLTFGLMYSFSENFLLPLSHDEVVHGKRSLLDKMPGDAWQRFANLRLLLTYQATHPGKKLNFMGNEFGQGREWNATRALEWRLLDVDAHAGVQNTCRDLNRLYADLPALHTFDFERRGFEWIDCHDADHSIISFIRRDGDAFVIAVLNFTPVPHRDYRLGVPRLCEYREIFNSDSRHYGGSDLGNFGRLDAESVRSFERDYSIVMTVPPLAGVILAPAPESAS, translated from the coding sequence GTGGACGCAGACGCCGAGGCGATCGTAGCGGCGCGAAGCCACGACCCGTTCGCCTTTCTCGGGCAGCACAAAACGGGCGCGGCTTGGGATATCCGCGCTTTCTTGCCCGCTGCGGGCGCGGCGTTTGTCATCACGCCGGACGGCGCGCAGCCGATGAAGCGCTTGCACAAGGCAGGTCTGTTCTGTTTGCGCTTGCCGAACGCGCTGCCGACACCCTATGAACTGGAATGGACCGAGCACGGCCGGCGGCAGCGCTCGTACGATCCGTACTGCTTTGGGCCGCAACTCTCCGAATCCGATCTGCACCTATTCAATGAAGGCAAATTGTTCGCGGCGCACCGTGCGCTTGGAGCGAATCTCGTCGAGGTTGACGGCGTGGCCGGCGTGCGCTTTGCGACGTGGGCGCCGAACGCGGAGCGCGTGAGCGTCGTCGGCGACTTCAACGCATGGGATGGCCGGCGCCACCAGATGCGAGCGCGTGGCGGCTCCGGCGTCTGGGAACTGTTCGTCCCAGGCGTCAAGGCCGGGGACTTCTACAAGTTCGAGCTGCGCAACCGGCTCACCGGCGCGATTCTCATCAAGGTCGATCCGTACGGACGGCGCTTTGAATTCCGCCCGGCGACTGCGGGGGTGGTCGTGGCACCCGCCGCTTATGAGTGGCGCGACGAAACTTGGATGAGCGCTCGCGCGCAATGGGACTGGCAGCATAGGCCTATCAACTGTTACGAAGTGCATTTGGGTTCGTGGCGCAGGGCTGAGGATGGATCGTTCCTTTCGTACGGCGAGCTGGCCGCGCAACTGGTTTCCTATTGCGCCGCGATGTGCTACACGCACGTGGAGGTGATGCCGATCAGCGAACATCCGCTGGACGAATCGTGGGGCTATCAGACCACCGGGTACTTCGCGCCGACCAGCCGCTTCGGCTCGCCGGACGATTTCCGCGCGTTCGTCGACGCGCTGCACGCGGCCGGTATCGGCGTGATCATGGATTGGGTGCCCGGCCATTTCCCACGCGACGCCTGGGCGCTCGCCGATTTCGACGGGAGCGCTCTTTACGAACACGAGGATCCGATGTTGGGCCAGCATCCGGATTGGGGCACCTTGATCTTCAACTACGGCCGCAATGAAGTGCGTTCGTTCCTGATCTCCAACGCGCTCTACTGGCTCGAAGAGTATCACGTGGACGGTCTGCGCGTGGATGCAGTCGCCTCGATGCTGTACTTGGATTATTCGCGCAAGGAAGGCAAGTGGCGGCCGAACAAATTCGGCGGACGCGAGAATCTCGAAGCAATCGAGTTTTTGCGTGAGACCAATGTGCTCGTGCACGGCAGGCACCCGGGCGCGCTCACCTTCGCGGAAGAATCGACGGCCTGGCCGATGGTCTCACGCCCGGTGCATCTGGGCGGCCTCGGTTTCTCGATGAAGTGGAACATGGGCTGGATGAACGACACGCTGCGCTACATCGCGCGCGACCCTGTGCACCGTCGCTACCACCACAACGACTTGACCTTCGGCCTGATGTATTCGTTTTCTGAGAACTTCTTGTTGCCGCTCTCCCACGATGAAGTCGTGCACGGCAAACGCTCGCTGCTCGACAAAATGCCGGGCGATGCGTGGCAGCGCTTCGCGAACCTGCGGCTCTTGCTGACCTATCAGGCGACGCATCCCGGCAAGAAGCTCAATTTCATGGGTAACGAGTTCGGCCAGGGCCGCGAGTGGAATGCCACCCGCGCGCTGGAGTGGCGGCTTCTCGACGTCGATGCGCACGCCGGAGTGCAAAACACGTGCCGCGATCTGAACCGGCTCTACGCCGACCTGCCGGCGCTGCACACGTTTGATTTCGAACGACGCGGCTTCGAGTGGATCGACTGCCACGATGCCGACCATTCGATCATCTCCTTCATCCGCCGCGACGGGGACGCATTTGTCATCGCCGTGCTCAACTTCACGCCGGTGCCGCATCGTGACTATCGGCTGGGCGTCCCGCGACTCTGCGAGTACCGCGAGATCTTCAATAGCGATTCGCGTCACTACGGCGGATCCGATCTCGGCAACTTCGGCCGGCTGGACGCCGAGAGCGTCAGAAGTTTTGAGCGGGACTATTCGATCGTGATGACGGTGCCGCCGCTGGCGGGCGTCATCCTCGCGCCCGCGCCTGAATCAGCCTCGTAG
- a CDS encoding FAD-dependent oxidoreductase — MEQADLIVIGGGQSGVPLALDFAKAGKRVVLFERDKLGGSCANYGCTPSKAFLGSAHAAGRARRAASLCVQADVRVDFPAVMKRTRRIRDEFHDGTEKKVAESGIRLVRAEAAFAGTRVVEGGGVKVEAPLVVIDTGTSATIPDVPGLAGTPYLTNVSFFEQTELPARFVVMGGGYIGLELGQGMARCGAEVHVVDHHAHVLAREEPDAAAALETSLLQDGVKLHLNAKTAKVEHGASGFAVTLVDGTRVAGDALLVATGRTPNTQALAAAKSGIELDARGYVKIDDQFHTTCEGVYAVGDVAGQPAFTHVSWEDYRRLTGILAGKARSRSDRVLGYTTFTEPQVARAGLTLDEAQKKGLKARAVTLPLDQVARAYEWDLTLGFYRMVVDDDSGKILGATLVGYEAGELVHVFIAHMEAGSTWHVLEQSVHIHPTFAEGLPSLARLLVAG; from the coding sequence ATGGAACAGGCAGACCTCATCGTCATCGGCGGCGGTCAGAGCGGCGTGCCGCTGGCGCTCGACTTCGCGAAAGCGGGCAAACGCGTCGTGCTGTTCGAGCGCGACAAACTTGGCGGCAGTTGCGCGAACTACGGCTGCACGCCGTCGAAGGCGTTTTTGGGTTCGGCGCACGCGGCGGGGCGCGCGCGGCGCGCTGCGAGTCTTTGCGTCCAAGCCGACGTCAGGGTCGATTTCCCCGCGGTGATGAAGCGCACGCGCCGCATTCGCGACGAGTTTCATGATGGGACTGAAAAGAAAGTCGCCGAGTCAGGCATACGGTTGGTGCGGGCCGAGGCAGCCTTTGCCGGAACGCGCGTGGTCGAGGGCGGCGGGGTGAAGGTCGAAGCGCCGCTGGTCGTCATCGACACGGGCACGTCGGCGACGATCCCAGACGTGCCCGGCCTCGCCGGCACGCCCTATCTCACCAATGTCAGTTTCTTCGAGCAGACCGAGCTGCCGGCGCGCTTTGTCGTCATGGGCGGAGGCTACATCGGTTTGGAGCTTGGTCAGGGCATGGCTCGTTGCGGCGCCGAGGTCCACGTCGTCGACCATCACGCGCACGTGCTCGCGCGTGAAGAGCCGGATGCGGCGGCCGCGCTGGAGACGTCGCTGCTGCAAGACGGCGTGAAGCTCCATCTCAACGCGAAGACCGCAAAGGTCGAGCACGGCGCAAGCGGCTTCGCCGTGACGCTTGTCGACGGAACGCGCGTCGCCGGCGACGCGCTTTTGGTCGCCACCGGACGCACGCCCAACACGCAGGCGCTCGCCGCTGCTAAGAGCGGGATCGAGCTCGATGCGCGCGGCTACGTGAAGATCGACGACCAGTTCCACACGACATGCGAAGGCGTCTACGCGGTCGGCGATGTCGCCGGCCAGCCCGCATTCACGCACGTGTCGTGGGAGGACTATCGCCGGCTCACGGGCATTCTCGCGGGCAAGGCGCGCTCGCGAAGCGACCGCGTTCTCGGCTACACGACGTTCACCGAGCCGCAGGTGGCGCGCGCGGGCTTGACGCTCGATGAGGCGCAGAAAAAGGGACTCAAAGCGCGCGCGGTGACGCTGCCGCTAGATCAGGTCGCGCGCGCGTACGAGTGGGACCTCACGCTTGGCTTTTATCGCATGGTGGTGGACGACGACAGCGGCAAGATCCTTGGCGCGACGCTGGTCGGGTACGAAGCGGGGGAACTGGTTCACGTGTTCATCGCTCACATGGAAGCGGGCTCCACGTGGCACGTGCTCGAGCAATCCGTGCACATCCACCCGACTTTCGCCGAGGGGCTGCCCTCGCTCGCGCGACTTCTCGTCGCGGGCTGA